One window of the Pseudomonas sp. S04 genome contains the following:
- a CDS encoding cytochrome b, with protein MSKLMDWVDARFPATKMWEDHLSKYYAPKNFNFFYFFGSLALLVLVNQIVTGVWLTMSYTPSAEEAFASVEYIMRDVEYGSILRLLHSTGASAFFVVVYLHMFRGLLYGSYQKPRELVWVFGMLIYLALMAEAFMGYLLPWGQMSYWGAQVIISLFGAIPVIGDDLTQWIRGDYLISGITLNRFFALHVVALPIVILGLVVLHVLALHEVGSNNPDGVDIKKYKDENGVPLDGIAFHPYYTVKDIVGVVVFLFIFCSIVFFFPEMGGYFLEKPNFEVANAFKTPEHIAPVWYFTPFYAILRAVPDKLLGVIAMGAAIAVLFVLPWLDRSPVKSMRYKGWMSKIWLWVFCISFVILGVLGVLAPTPGRTLLSQVCTFLYFAYFILMPFYTRLEKTKPVPERVTG; from the coding sequence ATGAGCAAGTTGATGGATTGGGTTGATGCGCGCTTTCCTGCGACCAAGATGTGGGAAGACCATCTCAGCAAGTATTACGCTCCGAAGAACTTCAACTTCTTCTACTTCTTTGGCTCCCTGGCACTGCTGGTTCTGGTTAACCAGATCGTTACCGGTGTCTGGCTGACCATGAGCTACACCCCGTCGGCGGAAGAGGCGTTTGCCTCCGTCGAATACATCATGCGCGACGTCGAGTACGGCTCGATCCTGCGTCTGCTGCACTCCACCGGCGCTTCGGCGTTCTTCGTCGTGGTCTATCTGCATATGTTCCGTGGCTTGCTCTACGGTTCGTACCAGAAGCCGCGTGAGCTGGTGTGGGTGTTCGGCATGCTGATCTACCTGGCCCTGATGGCGGAAGCCTTCATGGGTTACCTGCTGCCGTGGGGCCAGATGTCCTACTGGGGTGCCCAGGTGATCATCTCGCTGTTTGGTGCGATTCCGGTCATCGGCGACGACCTGACCCAGTGGATCCGTGGTGACTACCTGATTTCCGGGATCACCCTGAACCGCTTCTTCGCCTTGCACGTGGTGGCCTTGCCGATCGTTATTCTTGGCCTGGTAGTGCTGCACGTCCTGGCGCTGCACGAAGTCGGTTCGAACAACCCGGACGGCGTCGACATCAAGAAATACAAAGACGAAAACGGCGTACCGCTGGACGGCATTGCCTTCCACCCGTACTACACCGTGAAAGATATCGTCGGCGTGGTGGTGTTCCTGTTCATCTTCTGCTCGATCGTGTTCTTCTTCCCGGAAATGGGCGGTTATTTCCTCGAGAAGCCGAACTTCGAAGTGGCGAACGCCTTCAAGACCCCAGAGCACATCGCTCCGGTCTGGTACTTCACCCCGTTCTACGCGATCTTGCGTGCCGTTCCCGACAAGCTCCTGGGCGTTATCGCCATGGGCGCCGCGATCGCCGTGCTGTTCGTCCTGCCATGGCTTGACCGTAGCCCGGTCAAATCCATGCGCTACAAGGGCTGGATGAGCAAGATCTGGCTCTGGGTGTTCTGCATTTCGTTCGTGATCCTGGGTGTGTTGGGTGTTCTGGCGCCAACGCCAGGTCGTACGCTGTTGTCGCAGGTATGTACCTTCCTGTACTTCGCCTACTTCATTCTGATGCCGTTCTACACCCGGCTCGAGAAGACAAAACCGGTTCCGGAAAGGGTGACTGGCTGA
- the petA gene encoding ubiquinol-cytochrome c reductase iron-sulfur subunit, protein MSNDGVNTGRRRFLVAATSVVGAAGAVGAAVPFVGSWFPSAKAKAAGAPVKVNVSKIEPGQQMIAEWRGQPVFIVRRTQEILGNLTKIEGDLSDPDSKASVQPTYVDPKTRSIKPEVLLLIGICTHLGCSPTFRPEVAPADLGPKWVGGYFCPCHGSHYDLAGRVFKSQPAPLNLPVPPHSYESDDIIVVGVDTENA, encoded by the coding sequence ATGAGCAATGACGGCGTGAATACAGGCCGGCGTCGCTTCTTGGTAGCAGCCACATCCGTGGTGGGTGCTGCAGGAGCGGTGGGGGCTGCGGTCCCGTTCGTGGGGTCGTGGTTTCCCAGTGCCAAGGCGAAAGCCGCAGGTGCACCGGTGAAAGTGAATGTCAGCAAAATCGAGCCAGGTCAGCAAATGATTGCCGAATGGCGCGGTCAGCCGGTATTCATCGTCCGCCGCACCCAAGAGATTCTGGGGAACCTGACGAAGATCGAGGGGGATCTCTCCGATCCGGACTCCAAGGCCTCGGTACAACCGACCTATGTGGATCCCAAGACGCGTTCGATCAAGCCGGAAGTGCTGCTGCTGATCGGTATCTGCACGCACCTGGGCTGTTCACCGACCTTCCGTCCAGAAGTGGCGCCGGCCGACCTCGGTCCAAAATGGGTGGGCGGCTACTTCTGCCCTTGCCATGGCTCCCACTACGACCTGGCTGGCCGTGTCTTCAAATCGCAGCCTGCGCCTTTGAACCTGCCAGTTCCCCCGCATTCCTATGAGTCGGACGACATCATTGTCGTCGGCGTCGATACGGAGAACGCGTGA
- the rpsI gene encoding 30S ribosomal protein S9 — protein MSATQNYGTGRRKTATARVFLRPGTGNISINNRSLENFFGRETARMVVRQPLELTETVEKFDIYVTVIGGGVSGQAGAIRHGITRALMDYDETLRGALRKAGFVTRDAREVERKKVGLRKARKRPQYSKR, from the coding sequence ATGTCGGCGACTCAAAATTACGGCACTGGCCGTCGCAAGACCGCAACCGCACGCGTTTTCCTGCGTCCGGGCACTGGTAACATCTCCATCAACAACCGTTCGCTGGAAAATTTCTTCGGTCGCGAAACTGCCCGCATGGTAGTTCGTCAGCCGCTGGAATTGACTGAGACTGTCGAGAAGTTCGACATCTACGTCACCGTGATCGGTGGTGGTGTAAGTGGTCAAGCTGGCGCAATCCGCCATGGCATCACTCGCGCTCTGATGGATTACGACGAAACTCTGCGCGGTGCACTGCGTAAAGCTGGCTTCGTAACCCGTGACGCGCGTGAAGTTGAACGTAAGAAAGTTGGTCTGCGTAAAGCGCGTAAGCGTCCGCAGTACTCGAAGCGTTAA
- the rplM gene encoding 50S ribosomal protein L13, producing the protein MKTFTAKPETVQRDWFVVDAAGQTLGRLATEIASRLRGKHKAEYTPHVDTGDYIVVINAEQIRVTGAKTTDKIYYSHSGFPGGIKSINFEKLIAKAPERVIETAVKGMLPKNPLGRDMYRKLKVYAGAVHPHTAQQPQELKF; encoded by the coding sequence ATGAAAACTTTTACTGCTAAACCGGAAACAGTACAGCGCGACTGGTTTGTCGTCGACGCTGCAGGTCAGACCCTGGGTCGTCTGGCCACCGAAATCGCGAGCCGTCTGCGTGGCAAGCATAAAGCTGAGTACACTCCTCACGTTGACACCGGCGACTACATCGTCGTTATCAATGCCGAGCAGATTCGTGTAACCGGTGCTAAAACCACCGACAAAATCTACTACTCCCACTCCGGTTTCCCGGGCGGCATCAAGTCGATCAACTTCGAAAAGCTGATCGCTAAAGCCCCTGAGCGCGTGATCGAGACCGCGGTTAAAGGCATGCTGCCTAAGAACCCACTGGGTCGCGACATGTATCGTAAGCTGAAAGTCTATGCGGGCGCTGTTCACCCTCATACTGCTCAGCAGCCCCAAGAACTGAAGTTTTAA
- a CDS encoding NADP(H)-dependent aldo-keto reductase, with translation MDYRQLGRTDLNVSAICLGTMTWGEQNSEAEAFAQIERAKSAGINFIDTAEMYPVPPKAQTYASTERYIGNYFKSHGDRADWILASKIAGPGNTIDYIRDGHLKHNREHIVQALDASLKRLQTDWIDLYQLHWPERSTNFFGQLGYKHKSEVNLTPLEDTLQALDEQVKAGKIRHIGLSNETPWGTMRFLALAEARGWPRAVTIQNPYNLLNRSFEVGLAEIAIREQCGLLAYSPLAFGFLSGKYEGGARPAKGRLSLYSRFSRYFNPQSEAACSRYVALAREHGLDPAQMALAFVTQQPFVTSNIIGATTIEQLDSNIASFDLKLSDEVLAGIEAIHQDHPNPAP, from the coding sequence ATGGACTATCGCCAGCTAGGCCGCACCGACCTGAATGTCAGTGCCATCTGCCTCGGAACCATGACCTGGGGCGAGCAAAACAGCGAGGCAGAGGCCTTCGCGCAGATCGAGCGAGCCAAGAGCGCCGGGATTAACTTCATCGACACCGCCGAGATGTACCCGGTCCCACCCAAGGCGCAAACCTACGCCAGCACCGAACGCTACATCGGCAACTACTTCAAGAGCCATGGCGACCGAGCCGACTGGATTCTGGCCAGCAAGATCGCCGGCCCCGGCAACACCATCGACTATATTCGCGACGGTCACCTCAAGCACAACCGCGAACACATCGTCCAGGCCCTGGACGCCAGCCTCAAGCGTCTGCAAACCGACTGGATCGACCTCTACCAGTTGCATTGGCCAGAGCGCAGCACCAACTTTTTTGGCCAACTGGGCTACAAGCACAAGAGCGAAGTCAACCTGACGCCGCTTGAGGATACCCTCCAAGCCCTGGATGAACAGGTCAAGGCCGGCAAGATCCGTCACATCGGCCTATCCAACGAAACCCCATGGGGCACCATGCGTTTTCTCGCCCTGGCCGAAGCCCGTGGCTGGCCGCGTGCGGTGACCATCCAGAACCCCTACAACCTGCTCAACCGCAGCTTTGAAGTGGGCCTGGCGGAAATCGCCATCCGCGAACAATGCGGCCTGCTCGCCTACTCGCCGCTGGCGTTCGGTTTCCTGTCAGGCAAATACGAAGGTGGCGCGCGCCCGGCAAAAGGCCGCCTGAGCCTCTACAGTCGCTTCAGTCGCTATTTCAACCCGCAATCGGAAGCTGCCTGCAGCCGTTATGTCGCGCTGGCCCGTGAACACGGCCTGGACCCGGCACAAATGGCCCTGGCCTTCGTCACCCAGCAACCGTTCGTCACCAGCAACATCATCGGGGCGACCACGATCGAACAACTGGACAGCAACATTGCCAGCTTCGACCTGAAGCTGTCGGATGAAGTGCTGGCGGGGATCGAGGCGATCCACCAGGATCACCCGAACCCGGCGCCATAA
- a CDS encoding acyl-CoA dehydrogenase family protein, protein MIPRTLFSSEHELFRDSVRTFLEKEAVPFHAQWEKQGYIDRKLWNKAGEAGMLCSHLPEEYGGLGADFLYSTVVIEEVGRLGLTGIGFSLHSDIVAPYILHYGSEALKHKYLPKLVSGEMVTAIAMTEPGAGSDLQGVKTTAVLDGDEYVINGSKTFITNGYLADLVIVVAKTDPKAGAKGTSLFLVEADTPGFAKGKRLEKVGMKAQDTSELFFQDVRVPKENLLGQAGMGFAYLMQELPQERLTVAVGGLASAEAALQWTLDYTRERKAFGKSIADFQNTRFKLAEMATEIQIGRVFVDRCLELHLQGKLDVPTAAMAKYWGTDLQCKVLDECVQLHGGYGFMWEYPIARAWADARVQRIYAGTNEIMKEIIARSL, encoded by the coding sequence ATGATCCCTAGAACCTTGTTCAGCTCCGAGCACGAATTGTTTCGCGATAGCGTGCGCACCTTCCTCGAAAAGGAAGCCGTGCCGTTTCATGCTCAATGGGAAAAACAGGGCTACATCGACCGCAAGTTGTGGAACAAGGCGGGGGAGGCGGGGATGCTCTGCTCCCATCTGCCGGAGGAATACGGTGGCCTGGGGGCGGACTTTCTCTACAGCACGGTGGTGATCGAGGAAGTCGGGCGGCTGGGCTTGACCGGCATCGGCTTCTCCCTGCATTCGGACATCGTTGCGCCGTACATCCTGCATTACGGCAGTGAGGCCTTGAAACACAAATACCTGCCCAAGCTGGTTTCGGGCGAGATGGTCACGGCCATTGCCATGACCGAGCCGGGCGCGGGGTCCGACCTGCAAGGGGTGAAGACCACTGCAGTGCTGGATGGCGACGAATATGTGATCAACGGCTCGAAGACCTTTATCACCAACGGCTACCTGGCGGACCTGGTGATTGTCGTCGCCAAGACCGATCCCAAGGCCGGGGCCAAGGGCACCAGCCTGTTCCTGGTGGAAGCCGACACCCCGGGCTTTGCCAAGGGCAAGCGCCTGGAAAAGGTCGGCATGAAGGCCCAGGACACCTCGGAGCTGTTCTTCCAGGACGTCCGGGTGCCCAAGGAGAACCTGCTGGGGCAGGCCGGGATGGGCTTCGCCTATCTGATGCAGGAGTTGCCACAGGAGCGCCTGACGGTGGCCGTAGGCGGCCTGGCGTCGGCGGAGGCCGCCCTGCAATGGACCCTGGATTACACCCGCGAGCGCAAGGCGTTCGGCAAGTCGATTGCGGACTTCCAGAACACCCGCTTCAAGCTGGCGGAAATGGCCACTGAGATCCAGATTGGCCGGGTGTTTGTCGATCGCTGCCTGGAACTGCACCTGCAAGGCAAGCTAGACGTGCCGACGGCGGCGATGGCCAAGTACTGGGGCACTGACCTGCAATGCAAGGTGCTCGACGAATGCGTGCAGTTGCATGGCGGCTACGGCTTCATGTGGGAATACCCGATCGCCCGGGCCTGGGCCGATGCGCGGGTGCAGCGGATTTATGCGGGGACCAACGAGATCATGAAGGAGATCATTGCCAGATCATTGTAG
- a CDS encoding GlxA family transcriptional regulator encodes MASLRYGKQQGQGLTPGFETRVVSPDGKPVNSFSDVLMPVDGGLENADIIILPAFWDDFDTLCQRYPQVLPWLREQHARGAVLCGEATGVFWLAEAGLLDGKEATTYWRFFNTFEERFPKVQLNKDKHLTDADNLFCAGGTTSACDLYIYLIERFCGANVAQAVARDILYEVQRSYSPGRIGFGGQKLHQDVIILQIQHWLEEHFADKFRFEDVAREHGMSIRNFMRRFQTATGDKPLHYLQRLRIETAKGLLSGSRKSIKTISYEVGYDDASFFARLFRQHTELSPNQYRQQFQQAA; translated from the coding sequence CTGGCCAGCCTGCGGTACGGCAAGCAACAGGGCCAGGGCCTGACCCCCGGCTTTGAAACCCGTGTAGTCAGCCCCGACGGCAAACCCGTCAACAGCTTCAGCGATGTGCTGATGCCGGTGGACGGCGGCCTGGAAAATGCCGATATCATCATCCTCCCGGCGTTCTGGGACGACTTCGACACGCTGTGCCAGCGTTATCCACAGGTGTTGCCGTGGCTGCGTGAGCAGCATGCACGGGGCGCAGTGCTCTGCGGCGAAGCCACCGGGGTGTTCTGGCTGGCCGAGGCCGGCCTGCTCGATGGCAAGGAAGCGACCACCTACTGGCGCTTTTTCAACACTTTCGAAGAGCGTTTCCCCAAGGTCCAGCTCAACAAAGACAAGCACCTCACGGATGCCGACAACCTGTTTTGTGCCGGCGGCACCACCTCGGCCTGCGACCTCTACATTTACCTGATCGAGCGCTTCTGCGGGGCCAATGTGGCCCAGGCCGTGGCCCGCGACATCCTGTATGAAGTGCAACGCAGCTATTCCCCCGGCCGCATCGGCTTCGGCGGACAGAAGCTGCACCAGGACGTAATCATCCTGCAGATCCAGCACTGGCTCGAAGAGCATTTTGCCGACAAGTTCCGCTTCGAAGACGTCGCCCGCGAGCACGGCATGAGCATCCGCAACTTCATGCGTCGCTTCCAGACCGCCACCGGCGACAAGCCGCTGCACTACCTGCAACGCCTGCGCATCGAAACCGCCAAGGGCTTGCTCTCCGGCAGCCGCAAGAGCATCAAGACCATCAGCTACGAAGTCGGCTACGACGATGCGAGCTTCTTCGCCCGACTGTTCCGCCAGCACACCGAACTGTCGCCGAACCAGTATCGGCAGCAGTTTCAGCAGGCGGCGTAG
- a CDS encoding flavin monoamine oxidase family protein encodes MTIGSSYNYPSYIAKETDRTKRSAKNKWAARFPNPPDLCFDYRALVEQENGIARATDPQHKICIIGAGVTGLTAARELYRCGFTHITLIEQSRRIGGRHLTVPGSRNSTASHTPFEMGAMRMPFFNRADEPPTEGRSLMAYYANQFELAFSDFANPGSQWVNSTGIYLREGSMGGGSAPQMLIWKNEDGVTPPPGDELQKVYSKWKAFADRMTRHVAELYASQEWEAIWASIVEKYESVSFRDLVSMPALEAWDARSPGDFGGMGMSAQESAIFYAIGIGDGSWGAFYDVCCLYPLRTAIFGFSSQLQLIHGRVDSNGDPLDSPYLNSEAVFDSMGQSFDKPRYIGLAALDECLLFVKTDETGKSIYEHCLERSNGLLTDSSVTKLEKLTNQKIRVHYNWKHNQPEQIQEQFDDFDSVIMTLPSWLIETRIKLENFTREMLPFETINAYKTAHWETSCKVFAPLKKSFLSKNKNIPQAIVTDSFIHDVYTYRYNDNYSYDCILLSYTWEDDATKLASFSDKELVSRCAEELDRILMNSANVQEKISPYIGIEQAVVQRWITDKNALGCAKLYRPGTYYDAVSLMKYNRDFAHVSGLYLSGESFSVDAGWTEPCFRGAVDAVIHICNKTAATFNGGFSLSDYPHYQIKI; translated from the coding sequence ATGACTATCGGATCAAGCTACAACTACCCTTCATACATCGCCAAGGAGACCGACCGAACAAAGCGCTCGGCTAAAAATAAATGGGCGGCTCGCTTTCCCAATCCGCCGGATTTGTGCTTTGACTATCGTGCACTGGTAGAGCAGGAAAACGGCATCGCCAGGGCAACTGACCCGCAACATAAAATCTGCATCATCGGCGCCGGCGTCACAGGCCTGACCGCCGCCAGAGAGCTCTATCGCTGCGGCTTTACCCATATCACTCTCATCGAGCAATCCAGGCGCATCGGCGGCAGGCATCTGACCGTTCCCGGCAGCCGAAACTCGACAGCAAGCCATACACCGTTTGAAATGGGCGCCATGCGCATGCCCTTCTTCAACCGGGCGGATGAGCCACCGACAGAAGGTCGGTCGCTGATGGCTTACTACGCCAATCAATTTGAATTGGCGTTTTCAGACTTCGCCAACCCCGGCAGCCAATGGGTTAACTCGACAGGCATCTATCTCCGGGAGGGCAGCATGGGCGGCGGATCGGCGCCGCAAATGTTGATATGGAAAAACGAAGACGGCGTCACACCGCCTCCCGGCGATGAGTTGCAAAAGGTTTATTCCAAATGGAAAGCCTTTGCCGATCGCATGACCCGCCACGTTGCTGAGCTCTACGCGAGCCAGGAATGGGAAGCCATATGGGCTTCTATCGTTGAAAAATACGAGAGTGTCTCGTTCCGCGACCTGGTCAGCATGCCAGCACTGGAAGCTTGGGATGCCCGCTCACCCGGGGATTTCGGTGGAATGGGAATGTCTGCGCAAGAGTCCGCAATTTTTTACGCAATAGGTATAGGTGACGGTAGCTGGGGAGCTTTTTATGACGTCTGCTGCCTCTACCCTCTGCGTACTGCGATTTTCGGTTTCAGCAGCCAATTGCAACTGATCCATGGTCGTGTGGACTCAAACGGCGATCCACTGGATTCGCCCTACCTGAATAGCGAAGCCGTTTTTGACTCAATGGGGCAGAGTTTTGACAAGCCCCGCTACATCGGTCTCGCCGCTTTGGACGAATGCCTGCTGTTTGTGAAAACCGATGAAACCGGAAAGTCCATCTACGAACATTGCCTCGAAAGAAGCAATGGGCTTCTCACCGACTCATCCGTTACAAAACTGGAAAAGCTGACCAATCAAAAAATACGCGTCCATTACAACTGGAAACACAATCAACCCGAGCAAATCCAGGAGCAATTTGATGACTTTGACTCGGTCATCATGACACTACCCTCCTGGCTGATTGAAACTCGAATCAAGCTCGAAAATTTCACCCGGGAGATGCTGCCTTTCGAGACGATTAACGCCTACAAAACCGCACACTGGGAAACTAGCTGCAAAGTGTTTGCACCGCTGAAAAAATCATTTCTCTCGAAAAACAAAAACATCCCGCAAGCCATCGTAACCGACAGTTTCATCCACGATGTCTATACCTACCGCTACAACGACAATTACAGCTATGACTGCATCCTGCTGAGTTATACCTGGGAAGATGACGCAACCAAACTCGCCTCATTCAGCGATAAGGAGCTGGTATCAAGATGCGCCGAAGAGCTGGATCGCATACTCATGAACTCTGCCAACGTCCAGGAAAAAATCTCTCCCTACATCGGCATTGAGCAAGCCGTGGTTCAGCGCTGGATCACTGATAAAAATGCTCTGGGCTGTGCCAAGCTTTACCGACCGGGCACCTACTACGATGCCGTCAGCCTGATGAAGTACAACCGGGACTTTGCTCATGTTTCAGGCTTGTATTTGTCCGGCGAGTCATTTTCCGTCGATGCCGGTTGGACGGAGCCATGTTTTCGCGGTGCTGTCGATGCAGTGATTCATATCTGCAACAAAACCGCCGCGACGTTCAATGGCGGATTTTCCTTGAGCGACTACCCGCACTACCAAATCAAAATCTGA
- a CDS encoding nitrilase family protein: MNEPTSPVRVAVVQFDPQVGIEKCVGNLRRSLELALEAVNRGANLIVLPELSNTGYFFSNRQDAFAHAEAVPDGPSVQSWIDFAREHNVYLVAGLAERDGMRLFNTGVLVGPDGFIGKYRKAHLWNLEKLWFTPGDLGFPVFDTPIGRIGLLICWDIWFPEVPRILAQQGADIICSLNNWVWTPPPLFDDAGKCMASYLTMTAAHVNNVFIAAASRIGEERGARYLGCSLIAGTNGWPIGAVASADRQEILFADVDLTSSRSAPIWNNLNDLHRDRRADLYDQMLGYTQHPCLPR; encoded by the coding sequence ATGAATGAGCCAACAAGCCCTGTTCGTGTAGCAGTCGTGCAATTCGATCCACAAGTCGGCATCGAAAAATGTGTAGGTAATCTGCGTCGCAGCCTGGAATTGGCGCTTGAAGCGGTAAACCGAGGTGCGAATCTCATCGTTCTGCCCGAACTTTCCAATACCGGCTATTTCTTCAGCAATCGACAGGATGCCTTCGCCCATGCCGAAGCGGTTCCTGACGGGCCAAGCGTGCAGAGCTGGATCGACTTCGCCCGCGAGCACAACGTTTACCTCGTGGCCGGTCTCGCCGAACGCGACGGCATGCGACTCTTCAACACCGGCGTTCTGGTGGGACCAGATGGTTTTATCGGCAAATACCGCAAAGCCCATTTGTGGAATCTGGAGAAGCTCTGGTTCACCCCCGGCGACCTGGGTTTCCCGGTTTTCGACACACCGATCGGCCGCATCGGGCTATTGATCTGCTGGGACATCTGGTTCCCGGAGGTGCCACGGATCCTCGCCCAGCAAGGCGCAGACATCATTTGCAGCCTGAACAACTGGGTCTGGACACCGCCGCCGCTGTTCGACGATGCCGGTAAGTGCATGGCGTCTTATCTGACGATGACCGCCGCTCACGTCAACAACGTGTTTATCGCTGCCGCCAGCCGGATCGGCGAGGAGCGCGGCGCACGCTATCTGGGTTGCTCGCTGATTGCCGGAACCAACGGCTGGCCGATTGGCGCCGTGGCTTCGGCAGACAGGCAGGAAATCCTGTTTGCCGATGTCGACCTGACCAGCTCCCGCAGTGCGCCCATCTGGAACAACCTGAACGATCTGCATCGCGATCGTCGAGCCGATCTTTACGATCAGATGCTCGGCTACACCCAACACCCTTGCCTCCCACGTTGA
- a CDS encoding asparaginase encodes MDLPKLSIAALGGTVSMQASNAGEGVIPTVSGEALLTSIPELTTLAGVTVETLGLLPSASLDFEFLLNVLSWAEFQVKQGAVGVVITQGTDTLEEAAVFLDYLWPYDTPLVLTGAMRSAAQPGADGPANLLDACRVALAQNSRQRGVQVVMNGQIHQACSVRKTDSLALQAFSSPVVGPAGLLLEDRVRYLRPPGPRTVLPMPQRTTQKVALLEASLSADTLLLENILALDYDGLVIGGFGAGHISQRWATTIEHIAKRIPVIIATRTGSGSTARASYGFGGGEMDLIRKGASMAGFLCPRKARILLWLLLGCQRQHELAQYLNEDI; translated from the coding sequence ATGGACCTGCCCAAACTGTCCATCGCGGCACTTGGCGGCACGGTAAGCATGCAAGCGAGCAATGCCGGTGAAGGCGTCATCCCGACCGTCAGCGGCGAAGCCCTGCTGACTTCCATACCGGAACTGACGACACTGGCCGGAGTCACCGTCGAGACCCTCGGCCTGCTGCCCAGTGCGTCCCTGGATTTCGAGTTTTTGTTGAACGTATTGTCCTGGGCTGAGTTTCAGGTCAAACAGGGCGCCGTTGGGGTCGTGATAACCCAGGGCACCGACACCCTCGAAGAAGCCGCGGTGTTTTTGGATTACCTGTGGCCCTACGACACCCCCTTGGTGCTGACCGGTGCCATGCGTTCCGCAGCTCAGCCAGGTGCCGATGGACCGGCCAATCTACTGGATGCATGTCGCGTTGCCTTGGCGCAGAACAGCCGGCAGCGCGGTGTCCAGGTCGTAATGAACGGACAGATTCATCAAGCGTGCAGCGTACGCAAAACCGATTCGCTGGCATTGCAGGCGTTTTCCTCTCCAGTCGTGGGGCCCGCGGGCCTACTGTTGGAAGACCGTGTTCGCTACCTGCGCCCGCCGGGGCCGCGCACGGTGTTACCGATGCCGCAACGGACCACACAGAAGGTTGCACTACTTGAGGCCTCACTTTCGGCCGACACCCTGCTACTGGAAAATATTCTCGCACTCGATTACGACGGGCTGGTGATCGGCGGTTTCGGCGCTGGCCACATCTCGCAGCGCTGGGCGACAACGATTGAGCATATTGCCAAACGAATCCCGGTGATCATTGCGACCCGAACCGGCTCCGGCTCCACCGCACGTGCCTCTTACGGTTTTGGCGGTGGTGAAATGGACTTGATCCGCAAGGGGGCATCGATGGCGGGTTTTCTATGTCCGCGAAAAGCCAGAATTCTGCTTTGGTTGCTGCTTGGTTGCCAACGGCAGCACGAGCTTGCGCAGTATCTCAACGAAGATATTTGA
- the zapE gene encoding cell division protein ZapE, with protein MTPLERYQADLKRPEFFHDAAQETAVRHLQRLYDDLVAASQNKPGLLGKLFGKKDQAPVKGLYFWGGVGRGKTYLVDTFYEALPFKEKTRTHFHRFMKRVHEEMKTLGGEKNPLTIIAKRFSNEARVICFDEFFVSDITDAMILGTLMEELFKNGVTLVATSNIVPDGLYKDGLQRARFLPAIALIKQNTDIVNVDSGVDYRLRHLEQAELFHFPLDEASHESLRKSFRALTPECTAAVENDVLMIENREIRALRTCDDVAWFDFRELCDGPRSQNDYIELGKIFHAVLLSGVEQMSVTTDDIARRFINMVDEFYDRNVKLIISAEVELKDLYTGGRLNFEFQRTLSRLLEMQSHEFLSRAHKP; from the coding sequence ATGACGCCCCTAGAACGATATCAAGCTGATCTCAAACGTCCGGAGTTCTTCCATGACGCCGCCCAGGAAACTGCCGTGCGTCATTTGCAGCGCCTGTACGACGACCTGGTTGCAGCCTCGCAGAACAAGCCGGGCCTGCTCGGCAAGCTGTTCGGCAAGAAAGACCAGGCGCCGGTCAAGGGCCTGTACTTCTGGGGCGGCGTAGGTCGCGGCAAGACGTACCTGGTCGACACCTTCTATGAAGCGCTGCCGTTCAAGGAAAAGACCCGGACCCACTTCCACCGCTTCATGAAGCGCGTGCACGAAGAGATGAAGACCCTCGGTGGCGAGAAGAACCCGCTGACCATCATCGCCAAGCGTTTTTCCAACGAGGCGCGGGTCATCTGCTTCGATGAGTTCTTCGTTTCCGATATCACCGACGCGATGATCCTCGGCACCTTGATGGAAGAGTTGTTCAAGAACGGCGTGACCCTGGTCGCGACTTCCAACATTGTGCCGGACGGCCTGTACAAGGACGGTCTGCAACGTGCGCGGTTCCTGCCGGCGATTGCGCTGATCAAGCAGAACACCGACATCGTCAACGTCGACAGCGGCGTCGATTACCGTCTGCGTCACCTTGAGCAGGCAGAGCTGTTCCACTTCCCGCTCGACGAAGCGTCCCACGAGAGCCTGCGCAAAAGCTTCCGCGCACTGACACCGGAATGCACGGCCGCGGTGGAAAACGACGTGCTGATGATCGAGAACCGCGAGATTCGTGCCCTGCGTACGTGTGACGACGTGGCCTGGTTCGACTTCCGCGAACTGTGCGACGGCCCACGCAGCCAGAACGACTACATCGAACTGGGCAAGATCTTCCATGCCGTGCTGCTCAGTGGCGTGGAGCAGATGAGCGTTACCACCGACGACATCGCCCGACGTTTCATCAACATGGTCGACGAGTTCTACGACCGTAACGTGAAACTGATCATTTCTGCCGAAGTCGAGCTCAAAGACTTGTACACCGGCGGTCGCTTGAACTTCGAGTTCCAGCGCACCTTGAGTCGCCTGCTGGAGATGCAATCCCACGAGTTCCTGTCGCGGGCGCATAAGCCGTAA